From the Purpureocillium takamizusanense chromosome 6, complete sequence genome, one window contains:
- a CDS encoding uncharacterized protein (EggNog:ENOG503PXRV~COG:S), translating to MTTVIGFAHPVFDEIEKQLEAEYLFLPSDSREFRSNTKKKDKFLQCRRSHTKTTNKKCTLRAAPKGDKDDMIELLKKIGALSHDTNSKEFFENVHDFVKRTHCGRHHRDEAVEKLQKWNAARQAEDAALDTQAAAREEEHGSSRVDSLPDTEAVSGRPALGPTDEPSEEAGPEILDFAESLDQDDGDSEHFVYISDDSTESLDYTDCFDSFIDDSNDTSCVTTPDSEEPAEEPAKEVRQSPDPAEEAPEPAEESRQSPDPADEAPETTSSVEQPDGHDEVNRLHFDEVRMVVAGMSLPSVQSGGSIKDGLKVYLEMDKALTPKQKQVGIVYILRHRTKSGMFKIGWTTYTAEVRRRRVCDGEDSEVLYETERPFFAAFKAERLAHAKLARQAAHVRDCVSCGGGHQEWFRSSVREVREAVLLMETFVRLPAYTLRGDGMELSRRARALLDGLVELDTDRMWKWMAEVSGRSNAPGSSTGEAKPTSQPAAAHTDAQPDAQPNVQHEVSVEEAAGHAGVDAAESAATTSPQETPTKGSARRESSLAFKTGQLLRAVADTPSVWSERLRGRRQSGAKTHHHGDDDAERQAPQASPDKRAASLADLEESWAMYIWRMLPDGLKAGEPEDLRDDQPKDMAFLSKVTKQGFQNLTKDIRDGYRGEDPGLGDGVGEVTTATAVTEAGLKQARAPRCVTP from the coding sequence ATGACTACTGTCATCGGGTTCGCTCATCCCGTCTTCGACGAAATTGAGAAGCAACTCGAGGCAGAATACCTCTTCTTACCATCGGATTCGCGCGAGTTTAGATCGAACACGAAGAAAAAAGACAAGTTTCTGCAATGCCGCCGGTCGCACACGAAGACGACAAATAAGAAATGCACACTTCGTGCGGCGCCCAAAGGCGACAAGGACGATATGATCGAGCTGCTGAAGAAGATCGGAGCCTTGTCGCATGACACCAACAGCAAAGAGTTTTTTGAGAATGTCCACGACTTTGTTAAACGGACGCACTGCGGCCGTCACCATCGGGACGAAGCTGTAGAGAAGCTGCAAAAGTGGAACGCCGCGAGACAAGCGGAAGACGCCGCCTTGGACAcgcaagcagcagctcgcgaGGAAGAGCATGGGAGCAGTCGTGTGGACTCTTTGCCTGATACTGAGGCCGTTTCTGGGCGCCCGGCCCTCGGCCCAACGGATGAGCCAAGCGAAGAGGCGGGCCCAGAGATACTTGACTTCGCCGAGTCACTGGATCAGGACGATGGCGACTCAGAGCATTTTGTATACATATCGGACGATTCAACTGAAAGTCTGGACTACACAGATTGCTTTGACAGTTTCATCGATGACAGCAATGACACTTCGTGCGTTACGACACCCGATAGCGAAgagcccgccgaggagcccgccAAGGAAGTTCGCCAAAGCCCTGATCCGGCTGAGGAAGCACCAGAGCCCGCCGAGGAAAGCCGCCAGAGTCCCGATCCCGCAGACGAGGCACCCGAAACTACCTCTTCTGTCGAGCAgcccgacggccacgacgaggtCAACCGCCTTCACTTTGACGAGGTCAGGATGGTAGTAGCCGGTATGAGCCTGCCGAGCGTGCAGTCAGGCGGATCCATCAAGGACGGCCTCAAGGTCTACCTCGAGATGGACAAGGCCCTGACGCCGAAACAGAAGCAGGTCGGCATCGTCTACATCCTACGGCACCGCACGAAAAGCGGCATGTTCAAGATCGGCTGGACGACGTACACGGCCGaagtgcggcggcgcagagtgtgcgacggcgaggactcGGAGGTGCTGTACGAGACGGAGAGGCCCTTCTTTGCCGCCTTCAAGGCCGAACGGCTGGCGCATGCTAAGCTCGCACGACAGGCTGCGCACGTCAGGGACTGCGTGagctgtggcggcgggcaccagGAGTGGTTCCGGTCCTCGGTGCGGGAGGTGCGGGAGGCGGTGCTCCTGATGGAGACGTTCGTGCGGCTGCCGGCGTACACGCTGCGGGGCGACGGGATGGAGCtttcgcggcgcgcgcgcgcgctgcttGATGGGCTCGTTGAGCTCGACACGGATAGGATGTGGAAGTGGATGGCGGAGGTGAGCGGTCGGAGCAACGCCCCTGGTTCTTCTACTGGTGAAGCCAAACCGACCTCTCAACCGGCCGCTGCTCATACGGACGCTCAACCAGACGCTCAACCGAACGTTCAACATGAAGTGTCTGTGGAAGAGGCTGCAGGCCACGCTGGTGTTGACGCGGCCGAAAGTGCTGCCACCACGAGTCCCCAAGAGACTCCGACCAAGGGCTCAGCGCGCCGGGAAAGTTCCCTTGCCTTCAAGACGGGGCAACTCTTGCGAGCCGTCGCGGACACGCCTAGCGTATGGAGCGAACGGCTTCGGGGACGGCGGCAGTCCGGAGCAAAGACCCACCAccacggagacgacgacgcggagcgGCAAGCGCCGCAAGCCAGTCCCGATAAGCGAGCGGCGAGTCTGGCGGACCTGGAGGAATCGTGGGCCATGTATATCTGGAGGATGCTACCGGACGGACTCAAGGCCGGGGAGCCGGAGGACTTGCGGGACGACCAACCCAAGGACATGGCCTTCTTGAGCAAGGTCACGAAGCAAGGGTTTCAGAACCTGACGAAGGATATCAGGGATGGATATAGAGGCGAGGATCCCGGGCTAGGCGACGGGGTCGGCGAGGTCACTACGGCTacggcggtgacggaggCAGGACTGAAGCAGGCAAGGGCTCCAAGATGTGTGACGCCGTGA
- the GUT2_2 gene encoding Glycerol-3-phosphate dehydrogenase (COG:C~EggNog:ENOG503NU42): MPPRFSRVWRPLAAATVVAAGGGIVYSRANAHRSHDKPLVELRRDASGRIVPPKFQDIKSRAEQLADLRRNGASQDTEYDLLVIGGGATGTGIALDAVTRGLKVALVERDDFSAGTSSKSTKLVHGGVRYLEKAIWNLDYPQLQLVIEALRERKGFLDIAPHLSSSLPILLPLQRWWQAPYMWIGCKTYDLLAGSQGLESSYFVSRAKALSSFPLLRKDNLVGALVYYDGQHNDSRMNVSLALTASLYGATVLNHVEVTSLEKDANGKICGAKVRDLMAGDDAAKEDFAVRAKGVINATGPFTDAIERMDDPNRPPIVAPASGAHIMLPGKLCPKGMGMLDAATSDGRVVFVLPWQGMTVAGTTDNACPVEREPVAREDDVAFILKEVSKLLEPKSVLTRDDVLATWSGIRPLVKDPKAGNTESLVRSHLVTVSDSGLLTCAGGKWTTYRQMAEDAVDEAIKTFNLTPKHITLPDITGAGLPGFTTNGACVTRITPVLGSHGYSTQLPSQLTQVYGVDADIAHHLATNYGDRAWSVLGSAPDAIVRLAPSFPFIEAEIRHGVRSEAACTAADVISRRTRLAFLDVDSALKALPRVIDVMTEELSWSEARREQEWTETVHFLRSMGLEEARMAVTRDEVLSGDAKAQRTRRDDGAAKGVKVGGGRELEAPGALASGA, encoded by the exons atgccgccgcgcttCTCTCGAGTATGGCggcccctcgccgcggccaccgtcgtcgccgctggcggtggcatTGTCTACAGCCGCGCCAACGCCCATCGCTCCCACGATAagcccctcgtcgagcttcgccgcgacgcctcggGCCGCATCGTTCCTCCCAAGTTCCAGGACATAAAGTCCCGCGCcgagcagcttgccgacCTGAGACGCAACGGCGCCAGCCAGGACACCGAGTACGACCTGCtggtcatcggcggcggcgccactgGCACCGGCAtcgccctcgatgccgtcaCCCGCGGCCTCaaggtcgccctcgtcgagcgcgacgacttcTCCGCAGGCACCAGCTCCAAGAGCACCAAGCTCGTCCACGGTGGCGTCCGCTACCTCGAAAAGGCCATCTGGAACCTCGACTACCcccagctgcagctcgtcatcgaggccctgcgcgagcgcaagggcttcctcgacatcgccCCCCACCTGTCCAGCTCCCTGCCCAtcctgctgcccctccagcGCTGGTGGCAGGCCCCGTACATGTGGATCGGATGCAAGACGTACGACCTGCTCGCGGGGTCCCAGGGTCTGGAAAGTTCCTACTTTGTGAGCCGGGCCAAGGCTCTCAGCTCGTTTCCCTTGCTGCGCAAGGATAATCTCGTCGGTGCCCTCGTGTACTACGACGGCCAGCACAACGACTCCCGAATGAAcgtctctctcgccctcACTGCTTCTCTCTACGGCGCCACCGTGCTCAACCACGTCGAGGTTACCTCGTTGGAAAAGGACGCCAACGGCAAGATCTGCGGCGCTAAGGTCCGCGATCTGAtggctggcgacgatgccgccaagGAGGACTTTGCCGTGCGCGCCAAGGGTGTCATCAACGCTACCGGACCCTTcaccgacgccatcgagcGCATGGACGACCCTAACCGCCCGCCGATCGTTGCTCCGGCCTCTGGCGCGCACATCATGCTTCCCGGAAAGCTCTGTCCCAAGGGCATGGGCATGCTTGATGCCGCCACCTCGGACGGTCGTGTTGTGTTTGTTCTGCCTTGGCAGGGCATGACGGTTGCCGGAACTACGGACAATGCTTGTCCGGTCGAGCGGGAGCCTGTGGCTCGCGAGGATGATGTTGCCTTCATCCTGAAGGAAGTCAGCAAGCTCCTGGAGCCCAAGTCCGTCCTTACCCGCGATGATGTTCTGGCCACCTGGTCTG GCATTCGACCTCTCGTCAAGGACCCCAAGGCTGGCAACACCGAGTCTCTGGTTCGCAGCCATCTCGTCACCGTCTCCGACTCTGGCCTCCTcacctgcgccggcggcaagtgGACCACGTACCGCCAgatggccgaggacgccgtcgatgaagcCATCAAGACGTTCAACCTGACCCCCAAGCACATCACCCTCCCCGACatcaccggcgccggcctcccCGGCTTCACCACCAACGGCGCCTGCGTTACCCGAATCACCCCCGTCCTTGGCTCCCACGGTTACTCGACGCAGCTGCCCTCGCAGCTCACCCAGGTctacggcgtcgacgccgacatcgcccaccacctcgcgACCAACTACGGCGACCGCGCCTGGTCAGTCCTCGGCAGCGCGCCCGACGCCATCGTGCGCCTGGCGCCGTCCTTCCCCTtcatcgaggccgagatccgccacggcgtccgcagcgaggccgcctgcactgccgccgacgtcatctcgcgccgcacccgcctcgccttcctcgacgtcgacagcGCGCTCAAGGCCCTGCCCCGCGTCATCGACGTCATGACCGAGGAGCTGAGCTGGAGCGAGGCCCGCAGGGAGCAGGAGTGGACCGAGACGGTGCACTTTTTGCGGAGCATGGGtctcgaggaggcgcgcaTGGCGGTCACCCGGGACGAGGTCCTGAGCGGTGACGCCAAGGCACAGAGAACAAGgcgcgatgacggcgccgccaagggcgtcaaggtcggcgGTGGCCGCGAACTGGAGGCCCCTGGCGCGCTGGCCTCGGGTGCTTAG
- the FPS1 gene encoding glycerol channel (COG:P~TransMembrane:6 (i64-83o95-114i135-154o196-215i227-249o276-300i)~EggNog:ENOG503NZK7): protein MSIIPPSQDSVSESSIDKSVPVYKVEMGGSVTHEEPTNGVLAPPKKQPKWPKIRSIWQDAFSEFFGTMVLILFGDGVVAQVVLSKNVKGDYQSISWGWGIGVMLGVYVAGKSGGHINPAVTLANCVFRGHPWRKFPVYLLAQLTGAMMGAAIVYGNYRSAIDTFEGGTGIRTVSGPNATAGVFCTYPAAFMTRTGMVFSEFVASTILQFVIFALADANNIGAGPLMPLCLFFLIFGIGACFGWETGYAINLARDFGPRLVTFMIGYGHEVWSFGGYYFWIPMVIPFLGCLTGGAMYDFFIYEGPESPMNKPYLGLNRFLHPKKSVWSNTYNKALDSSV from the exons ATGTCCATCATTCCACCCTCGCAGGATTCAGTCTCCGAGTCGTCCATTGACAAGTCTGTTCCTGTCTACAAGGTCGAGATGGGCGGTTCCGTCACTCATGAAGAGCCTACCAACGGCGTGTTAGCGCCACCTAAGAAGCAGCCCAAGTGGCCTAAGATCCGCTCCATCTGGCAAGATGCCTTCTCCGAGTTCTTCGGCACCATGGTCCTTATTCTGTTCGGCGACGGTGTCGTGGCCCAGGTTGTCCTTAGTAAGAATGTCAAGGGCGACTATCAGAGTATCTCCTGGGGCTGGGG AATCGGCGTCATGTTGGGCGTCTACGTTGCCGGCAAGTCTGGCGGTCACATCAACCCCGCCGTTACCCTCGCCAACTGCGTCTTTCGTGGCCACCCGTGGCGCAAGTTCCCCGTCTACCTCCTCGCACAGCTCACGggcgccatgatgggcgcTGCTATCGTCTACGGCAACTATCGATCCGCTATTGACACCTTTgagggcggcaccggcatcCGCACCGTCTCGGGCCCCAATGCCACGGCCGGTGTCTTCTGCACGTACCCAGCCGCGTTCATGACCCGGACCGGCATGGTCTTCTCCGAGTTCGTCGCCAGTACCATTCTTCAATTCGTCATCTtcgcgctggccgacgccaacAACATTGGCGCTGGGCCGCTGATGCCCCTgtgcctcttcttcctcatctTCGGCATTGGTGCTTGCTTCGGTTGGGAGACTGGCTATGCTATCAACCTGGCCCGTGACTTTGGCCCTCGCCTGGTGACTTTCATGATTGGATACGGCCACGAGGTGTGGTCTTTTGGTGGCTACTACTTCTGG ATCCCAATGGTGATTCCTTTCCTCGGCTGCCTGACTGGCGGCGCCATGTACGATTTCTTCATCTACGAGGGCCCGGAGAGCCCAATGAACAAGCCTTACCTCGGCCTTAACCGCTTCCTACACCCCAAGAAGAGTGTTTGGTCCAACACGTACAACAAAGCCCTCGACTCCAGCGTATAG
- the GUT1_2 gene encoding Glycerol kinase (EggNog:ENOG503NUT5~COG:G), with product MLSSLLPGRSKTIMSSSSQTQFVGAIDQGTTSTRFLIFNRAGEVVALHQLEFKQIYPQPGWHEHDPEEIVSSVEKCVDGAVKKFETQGHSREQIVSVGITNQRETTVVWDRVTGKPLYNAIVWTDTRTQDLVRRLKMRIGSGELTDRCGLPLSTYPSVGKLLWLLENVKAVKEAYDAGNLAFGTIDTWLVYKLNGGPARNVYVSDPSNASRTMFMNLHTLDYDNELLDWFRVDRNKVKLAKIVRSADPEAYGSLASTLLNGTKIMGCLGDQSAALVGQKGFTPGLAKNTYGTGCFLLYNVGEKPVISSHGLLSTVAFDFGEGKTMYALEGSIAVAGSSVKFLVDNFGFIESSSKLSALAETVEDNGGCTFVTAFSGLFAPYWIDDARGTIFGITAFTQRGHIARATLEATCFQTRAILKSMEKDSGKALTELAVDGGMCNSDLIMQTQSDIIGIPVNRPGMRETTALGAAIAAGFAAGVWESFDELKDVNLEGRTIFKPSVSEDKATKQFERWEKAVQMSKGWAE from the exons ATGCTCAGTTCTCTCTTGCCTGGCAGATCCAAAACCATCATGTCTTCCTCTTCACAAACACAGTTCGTCGGTGCCATTGACCAGGGCACTACCAGCACGCGGTTCCTCATCTTCAACCGCGCTGGAGAAGTCGTTGCCCTGCACCAGCTTGAGTTTAAGCAGATCTATCCGCAGCCGGG ATGGCACGAGCATGACCCCGAGGAAATTGTCTCGTCCGTGGAGAAGTgcgtcgatggcgccgtcAAGAAGTTTGAGACGCAGGGCCACTCGCGCGAGCAAATCGTGTCCGTGGGCATCACCAACCAGCGTGAGACAACGGTCGTCTGGGACCGAGTGACCGGCAAGCCCTTGTACAATGCCATTGTCTGGACGGACACGCGCACGCaggacctcgtccgccgcctcaAGATGCGAATCGGCTCCGGCGAGCTCACCGACCGCTGCGGCCTCCCCCTGTCCACCTACCCGTCCGTTGGCAAGCTCCTGTGGCTCCTGGAGAATGTCAAGGCGGTCAAGGAAGCTTACGATGCGGGCAACCTGGCCTTCGGTACCATCGACACCTGGCTGGTCTATAAGCTGAACGGCGGCCCCGCGCGCAACGTCTATGTGTCGGACCCCAGCAATGCCTCGCGCACCATGTTCATGAACCTCCACACGCTCGACTACGATAATGAGCTCCTTGACTGGTTCCGCGTTGACCGCAACAAGGTCAAGCTGGCCAAGATTGTGCGCTCGGCCGACCCCGAGGCCTACGGCTCGCTGGCCAGCACCCTCCTCAACGGCACCAAGATCATGGGCTGCCTGGGCGACCAGTCTGCTGCTCTCGTTGGACAGAAGGGCTTCACCCCTGGTCTTGCCAAGAACACGTACGGCACTGGCTGTTTCCTGCTCTACAACGTGGGCGAGAAGCCCGTCATCTCGTCGCACGGCCTGCTCTCCACCGTCGCCTTCGACTTCGGTGAGGGCAAGACCATGTacgcgctcgagggcagcatcgccgtggccggctcCAGCGTCAAGTTCCTCGTCGATAACTTTGGCTTCatcgagtcgtcgtcgaagctgagcgcccttgccgagacggtcgaggacAACGGTGGCTGCACGTTTGTCACTGCCTTTAGCGGCCTGTTCGCGCCGTACTggatcgacgacgcccgcggcacCATCTTTGGCATCACCGCCTTCACACAGCGCGGCCACATTGCTCGCGCGACGCTCGAGGCCACGTGCTTCCAGACCAGGGCCATCCTCAAGTCGATGGAGAAGGACAGCGGCAAGGCCCTGAcggagctcgccgtcgacggcggcatgtgCAACTCGGATCTGATCATGCAG ACGCAGTCCGACATCATCGGCATCCCCGTCAACCGGCCGGGCATGCGCGAGACGACGGCtctgggcgccgccatcgccgcgggcTTCGCTGCCGGCGTGTGGGAGTCGTTtgacgagctcaaggacgtgaACCTCGAGGGCCGCACCATCTTCAAGCCTTCCGTTTCGGAGGACAAGGCGACCAAGCAGTTTGAACGCTGGGAGAAGGCGGTTCAGATGAGCAAGGGCTGGGCCGAGTAA